From the Chloroflexota bacterium genome, one window contains:
- a CDS encoding aminotransferase class III-fold pyridoxal phosphate-dependent enzyme produces MSTTIGTSKRTLDELFVEQFAGSAARFREAVEIFPNGATHDGRAQKPFPLYIERAQGAHKWDVDGNQIIDFLVGHGALLLGHGHPAVVAAVTAQMQHSTHYGAAHEREIEWGRLVQHLIPSAERVRFTGSGTEATLMCLRLARAYTGKNKVIKFEHHFHGWHDYVVVEEPPAPPPAGVPAGTADSMLVLPVHDLDRLESVLRDDPDIAAVIMEPTGAGYSSYPLDPDFLAAVRKLTLDHGVLMIMDEVITGFRCSPGGAQAATGVIPDLTSLAKILAGGLPGGAVAGRADILAHLEYRDEPEWNSRKKVRHQGTFNANPLSASAGATALAIVAEGWPARHVNDLAALLRDEFNQVMDAHGLSGCVYGTYSMFHIALYNPSNTQEKLNPDDRSQPFINMRDVNPALYGKMKRGLQVNGVDLMGDGGMLSTAHTEDDVREAAAAFDRTMDLLKQEGAIPGVRQSE; encoded by the coding sequence ATGAGCACGACAATCGGGACTTCCAAACGTACGCTTGACGAGCTCTTTGTAGAGCAATTCGCCGGTTCAGCCGCGCGCTTCCGAGAAGCAGTAGAGATCTTTCCCAACGGCGCGACCCACGACGGCCGTGCCCAGAAGCCCTTTCCGCTTTACATCGAACGCGCGCAGGGCGCGCACAAGTGGGACGTGGACGGCAACCAGATCATCGACTTTCTGGTCGGCCATGGCGCCTTGCTCTTGGGGCACGGGCATCCCGCTGTTGTCGCGGCCGTAACTGCACAAATGCAGCACAGTACGCACTACGGCGCAGCCCACGAACGTGAGATTGAGTGGGGCCGCTTGGTGCAGCACCTGATCCCTTCCGCCGAGCGCGTGCGCTTTACAGGCTCCGGCACCGAAGCCACCTTGATGTGCCTGCGGTTGGCGCGTGCCTATACCGGCAAGAACAAAGTCATTAAGTTCGAACACCATTTCCACGGTTGGCACGATTATGTCGTCGTGGAAGAACCGCCCGCGCCGCCGCCCGCCGGCGTTCCGGCCGGCACCGCAGATTCGATGCTCGTGCTGCCGGTGCATGATCTCGATCGGCTCGAATCCGTCCTGCGGGACGACCCCGACATTGCCGCCGTCATCATGGAACCCACCGGCGCCGGCTACTCCTCCTATCCGCTTGATCCCGACTTCCTGGCGGCTGTGCGCAAGCTCACGCTCGATCACGGTGTGCTCATGATCATGGACGAAGTCATCACCGGCTTCCGCTGTTCACCGGGCGGCGCGCAGGCCGCTACCGGCGTGATCCCCGACCTGACAAGTTTGGCAAAAATCCTCGCCGGCGGCCTGCCGGGAGGCGCGGTGGCGGGGCGTGCCGACATCCTCGCCCACCTGGAATACCGTGATGAACCGGAGTGGAACTCGCGTAAGAAGGTCCGCCACCAGGGGACGTTTAACGCTAACCCACTCTCGGCGTCGGCCGGCGCCACCGCGTTGGCGATCGTAGCCGAAGGTTGGCCTGCGCGCCACGTGAACGATCTGGCGGCGCTGCTGCGGGATGAATTCAACCAGGTCATGGACGCCCACGGGCTCTCCGGTTGCGTCTACGGCACGTACTCCATGTTCCATATCGCGCTTTACAATCCCAGCAATACCCAGGAGAAACTGAATCCGGACGACCGCTCGCAGCCGTTCATTAACATGCGAGACGTCAATCCCGCGCTCTACGGCAAGATGAAGCGCGGCTTGCAGGTGAACGGCGTCGATCTCATGGGCGACGGCGGCATGCTCTCCACTGCCCATACTGAGGATGACGTGCGCGAGGCTGCCGCGGCTTTCGACCGCACGATGGACCTTCTGAAGCAAGAGGGCGCGATCCCCGGCGTACGACAGAGCGAGTAG
- the ubiA gene encoding putative 4-hydroxybenzoate polyprenyltransferase, protein MSATSTSVGSVIRKVPVFLEAIKIEHAAFTLPFAYLAMLLAAEGLPTWWQFIWVTVAMTTGRTAAMSLNRIIDRHLDSRNPRTAIRALPQGILTPQFMWGASIFNLALMVLAAAMLNWLCVLLSPIAIFWLVFYSYTKRFTWLSHFALGVSGSMAPMGGWIAVTGEFAWSTVLLGAAVVTWMAGFDMIYACQDYEIDLKEGLFSVPVRFGIPGALIFSALSHTATALCLVAVGMLLGLGLFYWLGIAAVAALLIWEHLLVSPGNLSRVNTAFFHVNSSLSAVFFVFVALETFV, encoded by the coding sequence ATGAGCGCGACTTCAACCTCCGTGGGGTCAGTCATACGCAAAGTGCCCGTGTTCCTGGAAGCGATCAAAATCGAACACGCGGCATTTACGTTGCCGTTTGCCTATCTCGCCATGCTGCTGGCGGCGGAGGGCCTGCCCACGTGGTGGCAGTTCATCTGGGTCACGGTAGCGATGACTACGGGGCGCACCGCGGCCATGTCGCTCAACCGCATTATCGACCGCCACCTCGACAGCCGCAATCCGCGCACGGCAATTCGCGCCCTGCCGCAAGGCATACTCACGCCGCAGTTCATGTGGGGCGCGAGTATTTTCAACCTCGCCCTGATGGTGCTGGCTGCGGCCATGCTCAACTGGCTCTGCGTGCTGCTCTCGCCGATTGCGATATTCTGGCTGGTGTTTTATTCCTACACGAAGCGCTTCACGTGGCTCAGCCACTTTGCGCTGGGAGTCTCCGGTTCCATGGCGCCCATGGGCGGCTGGATTGCGGTTACGGGCGAATTCGCGTGGAGCACGGTGCTGCTGGGCGCGGCGGTAGTGACCTGGATGGCGGGTTTCGACATGATCTACGCCTGCCAGGACTACGAGATCGACCTGAAAGAGGGGCTCTTCTCTGTCCCCGTGAGGTTCGGCATACCGGGAGCGCTAATCTTCTCCGCCCTTTCCCACACAGCCACCGCACTCTGCCTCGTGGCAGTTGGCATGCTGCTTGGCCTCGGGCTTTTCTACTGGCTCGGCATCGCCGCCGTGGCAGCCCTGCTCATCTGGGAACACTTGCTCGTCAGCCCAGGCAATCTCTCCCGAGTCAACACCGCCTTCTTCCACGTGAATAGCTCCCTGTCGGCGGTGTTCTTCGTCTTCGTGGCATTGGAGACATTCGTTTAG
- a CDS encoding neutral/alkaline non-lysosomal ceramidase N-terminal domain-containing protein, whose protein sequence is MANGLQAGVGRATITPPLGTWLCGFGNREHGCDAILDDLYATTLVLANDEITIAIVSCDVCGIPSQQVAALRALIAERTDIPAAHVLVNTSHTHSGPFTSIHDDMSDHERAYSTNLVHAIAGSVEMAQSSLEACRITHSAGSVAVNVNRRQTHTGGSMVLGENARGALDTTVQLLRIDTDDGEPLAAMVHYACHPVVLFPPSHAVSADFVGVARGLFEAASGATMLFLQGACGNINPIGQRSEMDMQERLWGVGSALGAEALKVYSLSGLRSAFGEATPLEPELGAAHETLALELLPPGEPPPTFRTRTPALRYWTPPLVGENQVAFEVQALRIGDVALVGGAGEVFIELAHAVQERSPFAHTMYLGYANGDIGYIPTATAYAEGGYEVDIAHFHYSLPAAVAPNSAGRVVDASVALLETLMKSR, encoded by the coding sequence ATGGCCAATGGACTACAAGCCGGAGTCGGGCGCGCGACGATTACGCCACCGCTAGGTACGTGGCTGTGTGGGTTCGGCAACCGCGAACACGGGTGCGATGCCATTCTCGACGATCTCTACGCTACGACGCTCGTGCTCGCGAATGACGAAATTACCATCGCTATTGTAAGCTGTGACGTCTGCGGGATACCGTCACAGCAAGTTGCCGCACTGCGCGCTTTGATTGCGGAGCGCACCGACATCCCCGCTGCCCATGTGTTGGTCAACACCTCACATACGCACTCCGGCCCGTTCACGAGCATTCATGACGACATGTCGGACCACGAACGGGCGTATTCCACGAATCTGGTCCACGCCATTGCCGGTTCGGTCGAAATGGCGCAAAGCAGTCTTGAGGCGTGCCGGATAACCCACAGCGCCGGCAGCGTGGCCGTGAACGTCAATCGCCGCCAAACGCACACTGGCGGTAGCATGGTACTCGGCGAAAACGCGCGCGGCGCGCTGGATACCACCGTGCAACTCTTGCGCATTGACACGGATGACGGCGAGCCGCTGGCCGCGATGGTGCACTATGCGTGTCATCCCGTGGTGCTCTTTCCGCCCAGCCATGCCGTCTCCGCCGATTTCGTGGGCGTCGCCCGCGGCCTCTTCGAAGCGGCGAGTGGGGCGACCATGCTCTTCCTCCAGGGAGCGTGCGGTAACATCAACCCAATCGGCCAACGCAGTGAGATGGACATGCAAGAACGCCTCTGGGGCGTGGGCAGCGCTCTGGGCGCGGAAGCCCTGAAGGTCTATTCGCTCAGTGGCCTGCGCTCAGCCTTTGGGGAAGCCACGCCGCTTGAACCCGAGCTTGGGGCCGCGCACGAAACGCTAGCGCTCGAATTGCTGCCGCCGGGTGAACCACCACCCACGTTTCGGACGCGCACACCCGCGCTCCGCTACTGGACGCCGCCGCTGGTTGGCGAGAACCAGGTGGCGTTTGAAGTGCAGGCGCTCCGCATCGGCGACGTGGCCTTGGTTGGCGGCGCCGGTGAGGTCTTCATCGAGCTTGCGCACGCCGTGCAGGAACGCTCTCCCTTTGCGCATACCATGTACCTTGGCTATGCCAACGGCGATATCGGCTATATTCCCACTGCCACCGCCTACGCCGAGGGCGGCTACGAGGTCGATATCGCCCACTTCCACTACAGTCTCCCCGCCGCGGTCGCGCCAAATAGCGCCGGCAGGGTCGTGGACGCCAGTGTGGCACTCTTGGAAACTCTGATGAAGTCCAGATAA
- a CDS encoding DUF3604 domain-containing protein codes for MDASEHYTDEWTPLNPVILEAHCPQSDAVVAAICTPQQAIVGSWQSVSLQLTLGADGLRQGDAIVVQSATRGLQSWPALQHLMPAEAGYSSAASDSGSRVTCLVVGPHVRVIAAEPLPAGDILRISYGDQSAGGPGVRMTLAALRHWFRILLTPQDGSATREVVAEPPYLDLLPDAPESLDVLAPSHMRRGEKSTFVIKAVDAHGNTARPPAEPSIVSPIIGVECPGDVQLNERDRAARHIDLVLTEEMPPAARLRLRVRHSATKGIGISNAVEVLPSGDDSDRVYWGDLHAHTSHGHAYGEIEDLYHYARDEARLDFVAHVEHYTRAGEWLHPWWRRRYPDCHTVAEFVERSWQERLEQARRFDDPGKFVPLLGLEWAHTTGHLNGFFPSLEAPLVYPTSFRDPAMTPAHLKGLLKDQNWFGVPHHTAFPLGRGTLGGFRWEHFDPETMPCVEIASKQGNGEYFGAPHAALPMGVGGTVREGLARGLRFGFVGATDTNIARPGSFTAQEKRQRLPGLTAVFAPALEREAIYNAIRKRRCYATFGGRPILRFTINGAFMGESLHLPRADAVKHIVCDVAGSAELARVEVIKNGETFFQFVTTDMGSHNRTYDFREEFPDTAPSQAGDYYYLRIQQCDGALAWSSPIWIDL; via the coding sequence ATGGATGCAAGTGAGCACTACACTGATGAGTGGACGCCCCTCAATCCCGTCATCCTGGAAGCCCATTGCCCGCAGTCCGACGCGGTTGTAGCAGCGATTTGCACGCCGCAGCAAGCCATCGTTGGTTCGTGGCAAAGTGTCTCGCTGCAGCTCACACTCGGCGCGGACGGCCTACGTCAAGGCGATGCGATTGTTGTGCAGTCCGCCACGCGAGGCTTGCAATCCTGGCCGGCCCTGCAACACCTCATGCCCGCTGAAGCGGGCTATTCAAGCGCTGCATCGGATTCCGGCAGCCGGGTAACGTGCCTTGTGGTCGGCCCGCATGTGCGCGTGATCGCAGCAGAGCCGCTGCCGGCGGGAGATATCCTCCGTATCTCTTACGGCGATCAGAGCGCCGGGGGTCCGGGCGTACGCATGACCCTAGCGGCGCTACGCCACTGGTTCCGCATTCTCTTAACTCCCCAGGACGGATCAGCCACGCGCGAGGTGGTCGCGGAGCCGCCCTACCTCGATCTGCTGCCAGACGCACCGGAGAGTCTGGACGTTCTGGCGCCGAGCCACATGCGCCGCGGGGAGAAGTCCACATTTGTCATCAAGGCAGTAGACGCCCACGGCAACACCGCAAGACCGCCTGCCGAACCCTCGATTGTTTCGCCAATAATCGGGGTGGAGTGTCCCGGAGACGTCCAACTAAACGAGCGGGATCGGGCAGCACGTCATATAGACCTAGTTCTCACGGAGGAGATGCCGCCCGCGGCGCGGCTGCGCCTTCGCGTGCGCCATTCGGCGACCAAAGGCATAGGTATCAGCAACGCGGTGGAAGTCCTGCCTTCAGGTGATGATAGCGATCGTGTCTATTGGGGCGACCTGCACGCGCACACGTCCCACGGCCACGCGTACGGGGAAATCGAAGACCTCTACCACTACGCCCGCGACGAAGCGCGGCTCGACTTTGTGGCGCACGTGGAGCACTACACCCGTGCCGGTGAGTGGCTGCACCCGTGGTGGCGGCGGCGCTATCCGGATTGTCACACCGTCGCGGAATTCGTCGAGCGTTCGTGGCAAGAACGGCTAGAGCAGGCGCGGCGGTTTGACGACCCGGGCAAGTTCGTGCCGCTGCTGGGACTCGAATGGGCGCACACAACAGGACACCTCAACGGCTTCTTCCCCAGCTTGGAGGCGCCGCTGGTCTATCCCACGAGCTTTCGCGACCCGGCCATGACGCCTGCCCACCTCAAGGGGTTGCTCAAAGACCAAAACTGGTTCGGCGTGCCCCACCACACCGCGTTCCCGCTGGGACGCGGCACCCTGGGCGGCTTCCGCTGGGAGCACTTCGATCCGGAAACCATGCCATGCGTGGAGATCGCGTCCAAACAGGGAAACGGAGAATACTTCGGCGCGCCGCACGCCGCATTGCCTATGGGAGTGGGCGGCACGGTGCGCGAAGGACTCGCCCGCGGTCTGCGCTTTGGTTTCGTGGGCGCGACCGATACGAACATCGCGCGTCCGGGCTCTTTCACGGCCCAGGAGAAGCGCCAGCGCCTGCCGGGTCTGACGGCGGTGTTTGCGCCCGCCTTGGAGCGTGAGGCGATCTACAACGCCATCCGCAAGCGGCGCTGTTACGCGACGTTTGGTGGCAGACCCATACTGCGCTTCACAATCAACGGCGCGTTCATGGGCGAGTCGTTGCACCTACCCCGCGCCGACGCTGTGAAGCATATCGTATGCGATGTTGCCGGTTCGGCGGAACTCGCCCGGGTGGAGGTCATTAAGAACGGCGAGACGTTCTTCCAATTCGTCACGACTGACATGGGGAGCCATAACCGCACCTACGACTTCCGCGAGGAGTTTCCCGACACCGCCCCCAGCCAAGCGGGCGACTATTACTACCTGCGCATCCAGCAATGCGACGGCGCGCTTGCCTGGTCCAGCCCAATCTGGATCGACCTATAG
- a CDS encoding sugar phosphate isomerase/epimerase: MFTLGVMTDEVSQDLAHALDVIEEFGVRSVELHSIWDKNICDLDSHELTQVLRMVRQRGFAVCDIASLFLRCPIDDLDAYNEHIKILERSIQIAPLFDCQLVRCFSFWREDDLDAHWDTILERLELPVRMAETAGVTLAFENVRSCNIGTGAETTRLMEEINSPNLRVIWDPGNAYVSGEARPYPDGYEAVKPWIIHVHVKDAVLSPAGESVWKPIGAGKVDYAGQMKALADDGYEGVVSLETHYKPENGTAEQGSRESFAGLQAILAAQGIVPD, translated from the coding sequence ATGTTCACTCTTGGAGTAATGACCGATGAAGTCTCGCAGGACCTGGCGCATGCCCTCGACGTGATCGAGGAGTTTGGCGTGCGCTCGGTCGAACTGCACAGCATTTGGGACAAGAACATCTGCGATCTGGACAGCCATGAGCTGACGCAAGTGCTGCGCATGGTGCGCCAGCGAGGTTTTGCCGTGTGCGATATCGCCTCGCTCTTCCTGCGGTGTCCCATCGACGACCTGGACGCCTACAACGAGCACATCAAGATACTGGAACGGTCGATTCAGATCGCGCCGCTCTTCGACTGTCAACTCGTGCGCTGCTTCTCGTTCTGGCGTGAAGATGATCTCGATGCGCACTGGGACACAATTCTCGAACGGTTGGAACTGCCGGTGCGCATGGCGGAGACGGCTGGCGTGACGCTGGCGTTCGAGAACGTGCGCTCGTGCAATATCGGCACCGGCGCGGAGACGACGCGCTTGATGGAAGAGATAAACTCGCCGAACCTGCGCGTGATCTGGGACCCGGGCAATGCGTACGTGTCCGGCGAGGCGCGGCCCTACCCCGACGGCTACGAAGCGGTGAAGCCCTGGATCATCCACGTGCACGTGAAGGATGCGGTGCTCAGCCCCGCGGGCGAATCGGTGTGGAAGCCCATTGGTGCGGGCAAGGTAGACTACGCCGGTCAAATGAAGGCGCTGGCGGACGACGGCTACGAGGGTGTGGTGTCCTTAGAGACCCACTACAAACCGGAAAACGGTACTGCCGAGCAGGGCAGCCGGGAGTCTTTTGCGGGACTGCAGGCAATCTTGGCGGCACAGGGGATCGTTCCTGACTAG
- a CDS encoding UxaA family hydrolase — MARAETFKGFRRPDGRVGIRNHLAILPSVICSSTVGQRITELVPGAVTTIHQYGCGQLGADADLFVQTMVGTGSNPNVGAVIVVGLGCETAEAPLIAEGIAKTGKPVELIVIQEAGGSIKTIQGGAQMAQKLQSKLSTMQREEFPLSELVLATECGGSDTTSGLSSNPITGVVSDMLVEAGGTVMISEAAEFIGAEHIFAQRAREPEIGEQLIGVVRKAEEDALKMGVSIRGANPAPGNIQGGLTTIEEKSLGCIYKGGTTVLEEVIGYADYPSKKGLVVMDTPGYDSESVTGMVAGGAQVCIFTTGRGSPLGNPVAPVIKVCANPQTVEKMQDNIDFSGVPVLEGTASIRELGEQLFDLTLDTVNGLLTATEILGHREFAPHRIGPTM, encoded by the coding sequence GTGGCACGTGCAGAGACATTTAAGGGCTTCCGCAGGCCGGACGGTCGCGTAGGTATTCGCAACCACCTGGCAATTCTGCCATCAGTGATTTGTTCGTCTACCGTGGGCCAGCGCATCACGGAACTCGTGCCCGGAGCGGTGACGACAATTCACCAATACGGATGTGGTCAATTGGGGGCGGATGCGGACCTCTTTGTGCAAACCATGGTTGGCACCGGCAGCAATCCAAACGTCGGGGCTGTCATCGTGGTCGGGCTGGGCTGCGAGACAGCAGAAGCGCCTCTTATTGCCGAAGGCATCGCCAAGACCGGCAAGCCGGTGGAGCTCATCGTGATACAAGAGGCCGGCGGCTCCATCAAGACAATCCAGGGAGGCGCGCAAATGGCGCAGAAGCTGCAGTCCAAGCTTTCCACCATGCAGCGGGAGGAATTCCCACTCTCGGAGCTCGTCTTGGCAACCGAGTGCGGCGGATCCGACACTACCAGCGGGTTGTCCAGCAATCCCATTACCGGTGTAGTCTCCGATATGCTGGTGGAAGCCGGCGGCACGGTGATGATTAGCGAAGCTGCGGAGTTCATTGGCGCGGAGCACATCTTTGCCCAGCGGGCGCGCGAGCCGGAAATCGGCGAGCAACTCATCGGGGTGGTTCGCAAGGCTGAAGAGGACGCGCTGAAGATGGGTGTGTCGATTCGGGGCGCAAATCCCGCGCCGGGCAACATTCAGGGCGGTCTAACGACTATCGAAGAAAAGTCGCTGGGCTGCATCTACAAGGGCGGCACGACCGTCCTGGAAGAGGTGATCGGCTATGCCGACTACCCCAGCAAAAAGGGCCTGGTGGTGATGGACACCCCGGGCTACGACTCGGAATCGGTTACCGGCATGGTGGCCGGCGGCGCGCAGGTCTGCATCTTTACCACCGGACGCGGCTCTCCGCTCGGCAATCCGGTGGCGCCGGTAATTAAGGTGTGTGCCAATCCGCAGACTGTGGAGAAAATGCAGGACAACATCGACTTCTCCGGTGTGCCGGTGCTGGAAGGCACGGCCAGCATCCGCGAGTTGGGCGAGCAGTTGTTCGACCTTACGCTCGATACCGTCAACGGCTTACTCACGGCAACGGAAATCCTGGGTCATCGTGAATTCGCTCCCCACCGAATTGGGCCGACGATGTAG
- a CDS encoding AAA family ATPase encodes MEPRLERLRVGVVAGTPMLRGDIGIGRMAPLSLLGEGLVRLTGILLSVADAPGGVVLIDEIENGFHHSVLSRVWAAIGEAARRYDTQVFATTHSFECIEAAHEAFREDRQYAFRLHRLERIAGESHVITYDQETLAAAVRSNLEVR; translated from the coding sequence ATGGAGCCTCGTCTTGAGCGATTGCGGGTTGGTGTAGTGGCCGGCACGCCGATGCTGCGTGGTGACATAGGCATTGGTCGTATGGCCCCGCTCTCACTTCTCGGTGAAGGTTTGGTTAGGCTTACAGGCATTCTTCTTTCTGTAGCCGACGCACCAGGGGGCGTGGTCTTGATCGATGAGATCGAGAACGGATTCCATCACTCCGTGCTTAGCCGAGTATGGGCGGCGATTGGCGAGGCGGCGCGCCGCTATGATACGCAAGTATTCGCTACGACTCACAGTTTCGAATGTATAGAAGCCGCGCACGAGGCGTTTCGCGAGGACCGGCAGTATGCCTTCCGGCTGCATCGCTTGGAACGCATCGCAGGCGAGTCCCACGTGATTACATACGACCAAGAGACGCTTGCGGCCGCCGTTCGCTCTAACTTGGAGGTACGCTAG
- a CDS encoding redoxin domain-containing protein, which produces MVAGLLALLFYVLSQSGQLAGFSPGINLEPTLLRQDNRPAPDFTLTLSDGREVRLSDYRGQPVIINFWASWCAPCRAEALALQETHVRYQDRGVVILGINLWDSEEAAAEFRKVFGQTYPSGPDPNGKIAIEYGVSGIPETFFITPDGEIAAKFIGPLPITTMETLLAEMLDDE; this is translated from the coding sequence ATGGTTGCGGGACTGCTGGCGCTCCTCTTCTATGTTCTTTCCCAGAGCGGGCAACTGGCCGGCTTCTCGCCCGGCATCAATCTGGAGCCGACCCTCCTTCGCCAGGACAACCGGCCGGCGCCGGACTTTACGCTCACGCTCAGCGATGGTCGTGAGGTGCGGCTGAGCGATTATCGAGGGCAGCCTGTGATCATCAACTTTTGGGCCTCCTGGTGTGCGCCGTGTCGTGCCGAAGCGCTAGCTTTGCAGGAAACGCATGTGCGCTATCAAGACCGCGGCGTTGTCATCCTCGGCATAAACCTGTGGGACTCAGAGGAGGCTGCGGCCGAGTTCCGCAAGGTATTCGGGCAGACCTACCCCAGTGGGCCTGATCCCAACGGCAAGATCGCTATCGAGTACGGGGTCTCCGGCATTCCCGAAACCTTCTTCATTACGCCGGATGGTGAGATCGCTGCCAAGTTCATCGGACCCTTGCCAATCACCACCATGGAAACGCTGCTCGCGGAGATGCTCGACGATGAATAG
- a CDS encoding M55 family metallopeptidase yields the protein MKVVIIALFAGTAGVVHRHQVDPHSEAAFLYEEARGLMAREISAAVEGAQNAGAQEIVVHDATGLVPFHEDLLHPGAIYVFGEHQQVRFGELANADAAMLLGHPAKAGTWGAVLCQTLTPSISRVLVNGQDLGTIGLHAALCGAQDVPVVLVSGDNHACAEAEGLLPGVRTCTTKWGFGFQAAKLRTPAEVRAELGEVARGVVTAASPPPVWSLQPPFEIQVTVTNTQIWDQSVFGSPRQERLDGRTAVFRGDDLAYLIEHIWEIVQ from the coding sequence ATGAAAGTTGTCATCATCGCACTATTCGCCGGTACCGCTGGCGTTGTGCATCGTCACCAGGTAGACCCGCACAGTGAGGCCGCCTTCCTCTATGAAGAAGCGCGCGGGCTGATGGCCCGCGAGATTTCGGCGGCCGTTGAGGGAGCCCAGAACGCCGGTGCGCAGGAGATCGTCGTGCACGATGCCACGGGTCTCGTGCCGTTTCACGAAGACCTCTTGCATCCCGGTGCAATCTACGTTTTTGGCGAACACCAACAGGTGCGATTCGGCGAGCTTGCTAATGCCGATGCCGCTATGCTGCTGGGCCACCCCGCCAAAGCCGGCACGTGGGGTGCGGTGCTGTGTCAGACGCTCACGCCGAGTATTTCACGTGTGCTGGTCAATGGGCAGGACCTGGGCACGATCGGCCTCCACGCCGCGCTCTGCGGTGCACAGGACGTGCCTGTGGTGCTGGTGAGCGGCGACAATCACGCCTGCGCCGAGGCGGAGGGCCTGCTGCCGGGTGTGCGGACGTGCACCACGAAGTGGGGCTTTGGCTTTCAGGCCGCCAAGCTGCGCACTCCTGCTGAGGTGCGGGCGGAGCTTGGCGAGGTGGCGCGTGGCGTGGTAACCGCCGCTTCTCCGCCGCCGGTGTGGTCGCTGCAGCCACCATTCGAGATTCAGGTTACCGTCACAAACACGCAGATCTGGGATCAGAGCGTCTTTGGTTCTCCACGCCAGGAGCGACTGGACGGGCGAACTGCCGTCTTTCGCGGTGACGATCTCGCGTACCTGATCGAGCACATCTGGGAGATCGTGCAGTGA